A genomic segment from Armatimonadota bacterium encodes:
- a CDS encoding S1 RNA-binding domain-containing protein — MSEERQTVEAPEREEKVDLARVPRLAERQIVTGTVVRVDTEGVLVDVGAKSEGLIPAQEMSRPGATAEVNVGDRIDVMVLRAEGEEGNIILSKRRADVEMAWRRVQDAQRSGAILHAMVVDKVKGGLVVDLGLRGFVPGSHVDLTQAKGRRFEWFVGQSIPLKVLEVDRGKGRVVLSHRTAVEELRKKAKEDLLARLEEGQVVEGTVKRLTDFGAFIDLGGADGLLPISEMSWTYIKHPSEVLRRNQHLRVQVLRVDRESKRISLGLKQILDDPWRGVQQRYRTGDVVRGKVVRTVASGAFVRLGDLDAFLPISELAERRVAKVEDVVKPGDTVEALVAEIRPEERRMTLSIRRLERDRERRRVRETLKAQEDEGRVTIGEIAGALLQQAVGPRPDGEGESSGP, encoded by the coding sequence ACGGTGGTGCGCGTCGACACCGAGGGCGTGCTGGTGGACGTGGGCGCCAAGTCCGAGGGCCTCATCCCCGCCCAGGAGATGTCGCGCCCCGGCGCCACCGCCGAGGTGAACGTGGGCGACCGGATCGACGTGATGGTCCTCCGCGCCGAGGGAGAGGAGGGGAACATCATCCTCTCCAAGCGCCGGGCCGACGTGGAGATGGCGTGGCGGCGCGTCCAGGACGCGCAGCGCTCCGGTGCCATCCTGCACGCCATGGTCGTGGACAAGGTGAAGGGCGGCCTGGTGGTCGATCTCGGCCTGCGCGGGTTCGTGCCCGGCTCCCACGTCGATCTGACCCAGGCCAAGGGCCGGCGCTTCGAGTGGTTCGTCGGCCAGTCCATCCCCCTCAAGGTGCTGGAGGTGGACCGCGGCAAGGGCCGCGTCGTCCTCTCCCACCGCACGGCTGTGGAGGAGCTGCGCAAGAAGGCCAAGGAGGATCTCCTCGCCCGGCTCGAGGAGGGGCAGGTCGTGGAAGGGACGGTGAAACGTCTGACCGACTTCGGCGCCTTCATCGACCTGGGCGGGGCCGACGGCCTGCTCCCCATCAGCGAGATGTCCTGGACCTACATCAAGCACCCCTCCGAGGTCCTGCGCCGCAACCAGCACCTGCGCGTGCAGGTCCTCCGGGTGGACCGGGAGAGCAAACGGATCTCCCTGGGCCTGAAGCAGATCCTGGACGATCCCTGGCGAGGGGTGCAGCAGCGCTATCGGACGGGCGACGTCGTGCGCGGCAAGGTGGTCCGGACCGTCGCCTCCGGCGCCTTCGTGCGGTTGGGCGATCTGGACGCGTTCTTGCCTATCTCTGAACTGGCGGAGCGGCGCGTGGCCAAGGTGGAGGATGTGGTCAAGCCCGGCGACACCGTCGAAGCGCTGGTGGCCGAGATCCGGCCGGAGGAACGGCGGATGACGCTGTCCATCCGCAGGCTGGAGCGTGACCGGGAGCGCCGTCGGGTCCGCGAGACGCTCAAGGCCCAGGAGGACGAAGGCCGCGTGACGATCGGCGAGATCGCCGGGGCCCTGCTTCAGCAGGCGGTCGGACCGCGTCCCGACGGCGAGGGGGAGTCCTCGGGACCGTAG